AAATGTTGCTCGTGTTGAATGAAACTTATAGCATCCTTTTTTGAAGCTTGTTTTTGCAGTGGAAAATTTATTGCCCATGCGATGCCAATAAAAAGGATAATTGTGCCGGTAATGATTGAGACTATTTTATGGGAGCGTATTACTGTTGGCATGATTCCTTTTCCTCTGATTTGCTTTTTATACTTACTTTACAGAACCACCGCTGACACCGAATTACTAATTTCATTTTATGTGCCTAAAGAACATACTGAAAGTGATGCTAGATTAGCTGCTTGTACGTCAAAAAATAGCTTTTTGAACATTTTTAAGTATACGCTCGTTTGTTGTGGTTTTTTGCACGTAGTACTTGCATTTGACTAATATGTAAGCAACACGCGTAATAAATGTGATATTATTATGTGAAACTAATCACAGCAACTGGGGAAATGGAAATATGGGTAATTTTCTGAAAAATTTAAGGAAGCAGCATGGCTATACGCAAGAGGGGTTAGCGAAAGAGCTACATGTGACGCATCAACTGATTTCAGGTTGGGAGCACGATATGTATAATATTCCAAATGTTATGTTGATCGCACTTGCAAAGCTATATAACATTACGGTTGATGAGATATTAAACGCTGGAAAGGATACCAATGAATAGACAAAGGTTTGGAACGCTTATCACGTTTGCGTTCATAATACTGGGATTACTCAATCTAATTATTTTTGGGGATGCAACCAAGTTCATGATCTTGATTGCAGTTGGAGTGGCAATGTATGTGTCATTTATGTCATCTAAATAGGGAAACACGGTGAGTTAGGATGTAATCAATCAAATTCGAAGAAGTAGGTTTTCAATTGAGCAAAAAGTTTATTTTGTTTTCAGTTCATTTGATTGAACTTGGTATTGGCTTGCAGTTTTTTTGTGTCTAGTTTAGTTTATAGGATTCAGTTTAAAGAGCAGTGAGCCGGTGGCGGTTCGCTGCTTTTTTGCCGGACAAATACCATAATTAAGGCCGCGTAATTGCGCATTTCACAGAATCTTCGAATTTACGTAACTTGATTGCAATCAAATGAATTACTAAAACTTGAGAATGCAACATTGTTGCAACGTTTAATTGGTAAGCTAAGAACATCAATAAAAACATAATAAT
This is a stretch of genomic DNA from Periweissella cryptocerci. It encodes these proteins:
- a CDS encoding helix-turn-helix transcriptional regulator, which encodes MGNFLKNLRKQHGYTQEGLAKELHVTHQLISGWEHDMYNIPNVMLIALAKLYNITVDEILNAGKDTNE